A stretch of the Planctomicrobium piriforme genome encodes the following:
- a CDS encoding thioredoxin family protein, translating into MRRDFCPVVCLALWGALNGSVAFAGNFACDDAEIVAAAEHARLRSANFWQGKPLPGDWSSPCPIRVSRCADAGGQTQFSFDQGEVFGWKMLVAGSRSAILRDVIPHEVDHMVRASLVRRPIERWLDEGCAALLESESVHLRLRTIANGIDPSLFSASWLERQHYPVTTRGVEELYAGGFSLVEFLLTKSSPGTLLAFQQSSGSIAARLQQHYQLTPEKLPQVWSAWRAQRKGTSCTATGCLLHPAQANAASESGRPKLTVWTAAWCPACQAFRSDLAQVPNFRETLGQQFQIQFVDFNQHAGEAQREGITLLPTFVTSDHFLTGYQGADDLLRRLGIAVSPSPNAEQKPPPQLPAASLPMALEQPAPATPPPQPAIAPKHLPAGKVLELVPVALTILQWAGVIGGTVATGGLGGIAVAGAMFLLRRRATRASSSKQGGTAGGSAPFPRQLDEACELLAVGQSEGRVAVLDALRGLFLDDELEKLANSTDPAKVKLAGDLRTAIDARVDEVAPLTTTFSDT; encoded by the coding sequence ATGCGGCGTGATTTTTGCCCCGTTGTTTGTCTCGCCTTGTGGGGAGCATTGAACGGTTCCGTCGCCTTCGCCGGCAACTTCGCGTGCGATGACGCGGAAATCGTCGCGGCAGCGGAGCATGCCCGACTGCGCTCGGCAAACTTCTGGCAGGGCAAGCCGCTACCAGGAGACTGGTCGTCCCCCTGCCCGATCCGCGTTTCGAGATGTGCTGACGCTGGCGGCCAAACCCAATTTTCCTTCGACCAAGGGGAAGTGTTCGGCTGGAAGATGCTCGTCGCCGGATCACGGAGCGCCATTCTGCGTGACGTGATTCCGCACGAAGTCGACCACATGGTCCGGGCGTCACTGGTCCGACGCCCGATTGAACGTTGGCTCGACGAAGGTTGCGCCGCGCTGCTGGAATCCGAATCGGTTCATTTGCGATTGCGAACCATCGCGAATGGAATTGATCCCTCGTTGTTCAGCGCCAGTTGGCTGGAACGGCAGCACTATCCGGTGACAACGCGGGGCGTGGAAGAACTCTATGCCGGCGGCTTTTCGCTGGTCGAGTTTCTCCTGACGAAGAGTTCGCCGGGGACGCTGCTGGCGTTTCAACAGTCATCAGGTTCGATCGCTGCTCGACTGCAGCAGCACTATCAACTCACGCCGGAAAAGCTGCCACAGGTATGGTCCGCCTGGCGAGCGCAACGTAAAGGCACAAGCTGTACGGCGACCGGTTGCTTACTGCATCCGGCGCAAGCAAATGCTGCTTCGGAGTCCGGTAGGCCAAAGCTCACCGTCTGGACGGCTGCCTGGTGCCCCGCCTGTCAGGCATTTCGCTCTGATCTTGCACAGGTACCAAATTTTCGTGAAACACTCGGCCAGCAATTCCAGATTCAGTTTGTCGATTTCAATCAGCACGCCGGAGAGGCGCAACGTGAGGGAATCACACTGCTGCCGACATTCGTCACCAGCGATCACTTCCTCACAGGTTATCAGGGTGCGGACGACCTGCTGCGACGGCTGGGAATTGCCGTCTCCCCTTCGCCAAACGCCGAGCAAAAACCACCACCGCAGCTTCCCGCTGCATCGTTGCCGATGGCACTCGAACAACCAGCGCCGGCGACTCCGCCGCCCCAGCCCGCAATCGCCCCGAAACATCTCCCCGCCGGCAAAGTGCTGGAACTCGTCCCTGTGGCGTTGACCATCCTGCAATGGGCAGGCGTGATTGGCGGCACAGTCGCCACTGGCGGCCTGGGGGGCATTGCCGTGGCCGGGGCGATGTTTCTTTTGCGACGCCGCGCAACACGCGCATCCAGCTCGAAGCAAGGAGGCACGGCGGGCGGCTCCGCCCCGTTTCCCCGACAACTGGATGAAGCATGTGAGCTACTTGCAGTCGGGCAATCAGAAGGACGTGTGGCAGTACTTGACGCACTCCGCGGCCTGTTCCTCGACGACGAACTTGAAAAGCTCGCCAACAGCACCGACCCGGCGAAGGTGAAACTCGCTGGAGACTTACGCACCGCCATCGACGCCCGCGTCGACGAAGTCGCGCCGCTGACGACGACGTTTTCGGACACTTGA